cagcaccagaacaagaggacacagcctcaagctacgccaggggaaatttaggctggaggtgaggagaaagttcttccctgagagagtcattgggcactggaatgggctgcccggggaggtggtggagtcgccgtccctggagctgttcaaggcaggattggacgtggcacttggtgccatggtctagccttgagctctgtggtaaagggttggacttgatgatctgtgaggtctcttccaaccttggtgatactgtgatattgtgaaaaAGAGATGGCTTTATGCAGAGCCACGACCAGGGAAGGataagcaggaggaaaaaggtAGTGCACACTGTTCTAAATAACTCAAATACCAATCTCAGAAAATTAGAACTTCCCTGAATATAAGCTTGTCAGAAAGGCTTGCTTTGCTGTGATGCTGCACAGGATACAAGACATCTACAGGATGCTTTCAGTGTTGAGAAATGCAAGATGAATCTATAGCTAGAAAAAGCAGAAGGCTACTGTTTTTCTAAATACTTCTGATATGACAGATTTGTTTCTATGCATAATGTGTTTAAATATCATCCTATGCAATTATCACATTGATAGCAACATACCTTAATGTCTTGGCTGAAGTTACTGATTTTCAGCCACCCTGCGTTGGCCATGTGGTAGTTCACCCAACGTAGCAAGAGCTCTTCTGGGGAAAGCTTCATTAACTGATCTAGTTCTTCCTTTTCATTTAGCAAGGCAATAAGAGCTGAAAGCAAGTTTGAAAGAAAGATGAAGTCACTGCTTTTGTTGTCTCAGTTAATTCCAAACTGCCAACATTGCTGTACCTGGTGGTACTCTTACCTTCATTTCTGGAGATCTCAATATCAGCAAACAGACCAACTTTAATGATCTGCCACAGGAGTCCCAATACCAAGTGTGGTTTTCCTTCTTTCAAATCTTGTGATCCAATATTGACAACAGTACAGCCAATAGCAGAAGCTGAATTCAGAGCCAGGTTTAGGTTCTCCTGTTTTGAATAGTGTTTAACAAGTCTATGAGGCTGCAGTTCTTAGGAAATTGGTTCATATTAAACTATTTAAGATTCAGGCTTTGTAGGAAACAATGTATTATTTCACAGAAATAatctggttggaagggatgctcAAAGGTCATTTTacccaacccccttgcagtgagcagagacatctgcaaccagatcaggttgctcagtgcccCATCGAGTCTGACCATGGATGGCTTCCATCAGGACAGTACACACGAGATTTTTTTGTGAGCCACTACATCTCATTTCAAAATGTAATGAAAACCATTATTGACAATGTTTGACATGGATCCACCAAACACTTGTTGACCATCTTCTGCAGCTTggatcacagagaaacactaGTAAAACTAATGTTTGTGATTTGTAAGTAGCACATACACAAATTAAACAAGTATTGGTCAAAATACCAGGGGTTTCATCCTGTGCAAAAATGTGCTCATGTGGACTTCTGCCCTGTGAAGGAGGCTACTGACACTCTCATCCCACCTGGGATTTTACACAGGCTGACAACACAACTGTGTGGTGGTAAGAAAAAGCAAGAAATGATAGCAAAAAGGTCTCACAGACCAGATGCTCATTTTGAGGGTGTCTGTGACAAACCATAAAAGACCAAACTCTGTAGAGATGTTTGTTTATAGTAATCAGTTGGTAATCTGCAAACCTAAACAAGGGCTACTGTAGGAGTGTTTGCAGCTACTTGTTGGAGATCTGTCATAAGCAATCTTGTAAAgacccaggcctgcagtgactaaggaaagcaggaaggagataaaggagaagctttaacatttaatattttaatatcacagcctgaaagggacctgggtgtactggtagagagtagctgaagatgagccagcagtgtgcccaggtggccaggagagccaatggcatcctggcctgcatcaggaacagtgtggccagcaggacgagggaggttattcttcccctgtgctcagcactggtcaggccacaccttgagtgctgtgtccagttctgggctcctcaattcaagagagatgttgagataatggaacgtgtccagagaaaggcagcaaggctggtgaggggcctggagcacagccctgtgaggacaaactgagggagctgctggtgtgcagcctgcagaagaggaggctcagggcagagctcattgctttctacaactacctgaagggaggctgtagccaggtggggttggtctcttctgccaggcaaccagcaatagaacaaggggacacagtctcaagtggtgccaggggaggtctaggctggatgttaggaggaagttgttgccagagagagtgattggcattggaatgggctgcccagggaggtggtggagttgctgtccctggagttgttcagaaaaagcctggatgaggcacttagtgccatggtctagttgactgaatagggcagggtgctaggttggactggatgatcttggaggtctcttccaacctgtctgaatCTATGAAATGAAGTCTGCCAGTTAACTGAAGGTTTAGATCACTTTGTCTGTTTTTCTCCTTGGATCCATTTCCTTCTTCCAGACCTGTTCTTTTTATACACAAACTAAGATCTGGAAAATGGTTTCTCTCAGACACATGGCTTGATACAATCAAAACCAAAGCTGCTTCTTTTCTATTTCTCCCCTACTGAAAATACATCACCCTACCACACAGCCATGCAGAACTTCCTACATTGCTAAACTATGATCTGATCATCCACTCAGAGCATAAGATTTTCTTCAAGTACTTAGTAAAGCAAACAGTGAACAAAGGAAAAACTAAGAAAAGCATAAAAAGGTTTTCCTGTAAATGATCTAAGAAAAAGGGTAAGTCATCAGAGTTCATTAGAAAGTACCATTTCACATGTTTGAATACAAAGGCCTTTGCTTTCTCCTTGAATTACTGTTCTCATGGAGCAAGGTACAGAAAAATATTTCACTATTCCATTTGTGCCAAGCTCCTATCTCTGCAGTACTTACAGAAACAGTGAAAGAAGTGAGTTTCTTCTTATTAATAGCCCTTTCATCGATTGTATTTGGTTGTGAAAAGTTGATCATTTTgctaaggaagaagaaaaaataaatcagtgttTATTTCAACTGTCATTTCTAACAAAAAGCTGTTACTTGATTATAATCCCATAACACTTTAAAGTAGCTGTAAATACTTCTGATAAAACAAAAACACCACCTTGCcctctaaatctctcctccttCTTAAATAATTGCACATTCATCAAGGAACCCCAAGATAATACATGGAGTTGTAAGTCACTTCAGCATCTGGCTTTTACACTTGAGCAAAACAGCCTCTCTGTGCTATCAAAAAAAGCTGAGAAGACCAAAAAACTGTAAAATAAGGTCAGTTAAATACTATCTAGTGAAATTTCAGCACTGCATTTCGACAAGAGCTTGCAACTAGAAGGATCTCAAAGACTAATTCATGTCAACATTGATATGCTAATGCCTTCTAACGATGGCGTATGAATAAGTACTACTAGCCTAATTGGACTAGAAAGATACAGCAGGCTGAAGTTATGAGACCTATGTTCTCTGTTTTGCCACAGATTTAATTCAGATTTCTCTTTCCCCCATCGTAGGatatcccaagcacaactccaggctgggtggcaaatgagcagccctgaggaaaaggacctgggggtctggggtgatgaaaagctcaacaggagcctgcagtgtgagtgcagcccagacagcaactgtgtgctgggctgcagcaagagcagtgtggccagcagggcaagggaggggattctgcccctttgctctactctcctcagaccccacgtGGAGTACTGtctgcccccaacacaaggacatggaactgttggagcaagtccagatgAGGGCCATGacaatgctcagagggctgcagcagctctgctacgagaacaggctacaagagctggggctcttcagcctggagaagacttcgaagagaccttatagtgaccttgcagtatctgaaagggacctacaggaagtttggggagggactactgacaaggtcttgtaatggacaggacaagggggtaatgggtttaaactggcagaggggagattcaaactagatgttaggaaagggctctttgcagtgagggtggtgagacactggcacaggttgcccagggaggctgtggctgctccctccctggaggtgttcaaggccaggttggatgaggccttgagtgacctgttctagtgagaggcgtccctgtctatggcatggagttggaactggatgagctttgaggtctcttccaacctaaagcattctatgattctacatctcttccaacctggttgattctattattctatgttgattggacagggctgggtgctaggttggactggatgatcttggagatctcttccaacctggtggattctgtgattctgtaataactACATTTAGTAGCTTCTGAAAATACTTGAATAGCAAAGCTTTGCAATTATTTCAGCTAATGAATACACAAGCTGTGTAATTATCTCCTTTATAAACAATCTGTGCATATCTGATGTGTAACAGTGGGTTTGAAGCAGAAGGCAAGTCACATAATTTGCAAAAATAACATTTCTGTAGGCAAATAGATTTTCCCATCTCACACACTGCTTGAAATATTGAAGAGTGGAGTCCTAATGCTAAAAGTCTGGCAGAGGTTTTCCAATTTGTGTCACTCTGACCAGCATTTAACCTTAGAgattaatttcttttctttctctcagcCTTGGACTTACCAAAGAAGAATGCCATCTGCAAGGGATTTAAAGAGACTAGCATCTGATGGGTTCATAGGTAGGAGGTGCTTACAGTCTGGGTCATCTTGTAGAGCTTTATTTATCCAATTAACAAAGGcaactttttcttcctctgaaaaGGAGAACAGGATTAAAATAATCTACTAAAATTTTGATGAACACATACTACTACATATCAGGCTTGGGTCAAAAAGGTTCACCTGCAACAGAACTCCTCAGCTACACAGGGGACAGTTAGAGAAAGAATCAGATCAATTGCAAAGAGTACAAAAAGGGTAAGTGCAGATTGCTTTTTCCTACTGCACTCTCTAAACATCTAGTGATTTGCTGAAGGGCAACATAACAGTCATAGCAACATAATAGGGAAGGTACCAGCAAGCCATttatggcctgaaattgtgccagggaaggtttaggttggatattagccAAAAAATAAGaagtctttcctgaaagagtggttaagcattggaccaggctgcccaccaaAGtgattggaggtgttcagggaatgtgaggacatggcactttgggacgtggcttaatggccatggtgtgAGGCTCAAGGTTAGACTCAATCttaagaagtcttttccaagtgaaatgattctgtggctgagtTCAAATTCAGCTTCACAGCATTTACAACAAAAAGAGGGAAATTTATGACCTGAAATACACAACCTGGCAGTCGATACACTCTAGGTTTCAAATGCAGAATTTCACTCAGGACCTCAGAGATTGACAGTACTTTTTGAGACTACCATCTGGATTGCTGTGCTGTCTTTAGCTTTGAGAAACTTTGAGAACCTTCTATTCCATTCCACAACACTTATTAAAAGTTTAGTACCTCAGTTTCAAATTCTCTTTCATATTCAGTGCAGAACTGATTATTATGTATCTAAGAATGCTTAATGGGACAGGAACCACAACATGAACATCCAAATTCCCAGGGAGTCTAAGTGGTATTCACCTCACTTACCACAAGAAGCATGTAAGAGAAGTATCCATACCCAAATTATTGCACTTCTTTGCTTGTCAGTGGGAAGAACTGTGGAATTCTAGTGCATACTTCATCTCACCATTAACTAGCTGGCTGATGAGGCCAGGTCAGGTGAATTGCACTCTAGTGGGCTCAGCTTCTTTACACTAAAAATTGAAGTTTCTGAACAATTAGCTCTGTCCCCCACTACAGGCATCCTTTGAGATAGAATATATTCCCTTGCTTTGGAGACAAAGTCCAGCTGGTGAAGTAAGGATAACATCAACAGAAAGAGGATCATCACCTTTACTAGCTGAATATTCCTCATACATAGAATCTTAACACAATTCTGGAACTACACCAAATCAGACTCGAGCCAATCATGAGGCTTGCAATATTGCTTATTGCAGCATGATCCTAGAAGGCAGTTAGCATTTTGACCAGGAGCTACAATGGATTAGGTACAATTATCAGCTGAAATGACATGAAGCAGGGGGAGGCAGGAAAGAAACAGGAAATAACATTTCAAgtatcagagggatggagcagctagctctgctatgaggtcaggagctgtcctcatagcagagctggggctcttcagcctgcagaagagaaggctttgaggagacccttatagtggccttccagtatcagaaggggacctacaggaaggctggggagggactattgacaaggtcttgcaatgacaggacaaggggtaatgggtttaaactggcagaggggagattcaaactagatgttaggaaagggttctttacagtgagggtggtgagacactggcacaggttgcccagggaggttgtggctgctccctccctggaggtgttcaaggccaggttggatgaggccttgagtgacctgttctagtgagaggagtccctgtctatggcatggagttggaactggatgagctttgaggtctcttccaacctaaagcattctatgattctacagaatAAGTTACACAAACATCATACAGAGTGAAGAATTCTGTAATGGCACAGAAAAAGCTGATGAGGTCCTTCCATCCAGAATGGATGTGCAtttattttgggtttggttgatggttttggtgtttgggggtttgagggcttttgtttgttttgttttaaatgaacACTTTGGAAATGAAAATGAGGATTCATTTTTATATAAATAGAGAAATCAGTAGATTAGCAGATAATGAAGGCAAAAACTTGACTAGCATTATTAAAAGGATGCCAAAGGAGTAATCTATTTTATGTCCTGCATAGACTGCCAATGCTTGTTTTTTACTTTTTGCTCTGGCAAAGATATCTACCTTGCCTCCAACAACAGCATGAAACTAGCAATGACTGACAAGCCCATATTTTACTGAACTACCACCCACACTGATCTTGCCCATCCTCATATGCTTGTTCTTTTGTTAATTTGATTCCAACAGCAACATTTTCCAgctgctttttccttcctccctagCACACACTTCAGTATCTTCCTCCATGTATAATTTTCTCATGTTTAATTGTTTCTTACCTGAATAAGAGTGCTGTGTTCCCTCACTAGATATAGCTGATGTACCTCCAATTGCTGTAATACCTTGCTTTTTGTTTATTGATTTTCGGAAAGATTTGCTAACATCTTTACTTTTCAATTCCTGAATTATCTGGAATTAAAAAGAGAGCAGTTTGTGATTGAGCATACCTTCAAATAACTGTGTTAACTCAACTCATGCAAGTATTCTAGAATCAGTAGTTAACCTGACTGCCTTTCTTTGGTATTTACATTGACTTCTgctctgaaaaacaaaaacacaaatgAAAAACCAGGAAGAAGTTACTGTATGGGTAAAACTAGTTTAAATCCCTTCAAGAAATGTTCATGCTGGATATctaaagtatatatatatataaaggtcATTTCTCAGCTGAGTACCTCAAGTGCTACCTTTATTAAGCCATGATATCTAAAAAAGTAGACATTCAACAATCTACACAATTTTTCCCACAGGTATTTTGGTCAACTGAAGAAAACAACTAAAGATAAACACATTTTCAACTACTAtagtatattatatatatatatagtatatatatatatatttattccaCATCAtatgcttttgtgatggtttgggagttacccacccccccacacttaagaaaagcacccagactagactgagccagctggaagttgaggaatgaagctatatttacagcttagcacaatatacaggtaTATACACAGATAGAatcaaattaaaagtaacacagaaacacaataccccttcTAGAAACAATtcaagtccccaggagggctcccgacccaaacctccttccccttccctctttccctcccttcagaaataaccagatccacccacatatatctcacgtgataaatctggagatctgaggtgagatgtcaaaaaaagacaacaaggaaggtagaggaaaaagggttaggtggattacagagttaaaggcagagtcagccacagagaccagaccaccagaaaagGCGGCAcggccagaagtgagagctaagaagtgtgtgagaagtgcccatcttacctatcacagcatcacaggatttcttagattggaaaagcccttcaagaccattgagtccaatcattagtttcacactgacaagtgcttgactaacccaaatccctcagcacaacatctaagcactatgaatcgctatggttggatcATAGCATcattcatcccagcatccttaatcaccagaccatagcctcaagcaccacatccactcttcttttaaacacctccagggatggtgactccaccacctccctgggcagcctgttccagtgcctgaccactcactCGGGAAAGAGCTTCCTGcgaacatccaacctaaacctcccctgatgcaacttgaggccatttcctcttgtcctagcattagcaactggggagaagaaaccagctccagcctcactacaacctccttttaggtagtcgtagagagcaataaagtcccctctcagtctcctccagactgaacaaccccagctccctcagccacccctcataggtcatgtttgccagacctcttcccagcctcatcacccttctctgcacctactccagcacctatattttgactagttgtgtttctcagcagaagactgAGGGATATAGATTAGATATAGATTActattgctttttttcttttctcacagctaaggatttcttttctctcagtaaatgttagcctcaaaccagcacagctttaCAGCAAAAGATAAATAAATCCTGTTAACTAGTTAAAACCAGTAAAAAAGTGGCAGTTACAGATGCTTTTCAGCAAGCTGATACCATTTTCCACCTGTCTGCAACATAAACCCCGTTGGATATACTGATAAGTACTGTATTTGCCCAAATATTGTATATAATTCATTATCAGTTTTgaaacctgtgctagtttgaagctagctagaatgttttggtgagaagaactagattacaggctgtgaaaagaaaacaaggctgatgtctgcttccctcataggcttgctgagatgtataaggacaagaaatcaaaacacagataagcacttctgctggggaactggctgagctgcatctctaacctcacccctctgccatttcttggactaatccactttgcttcctaatcccctggccgaacctcctttcttcctcaggactggggtaaggttgagaggggtagaggtAAGGTGGAAGGGCgattggaagcccctcctggggactcagatttctgagagggcttctgtgtttctgtattaccttttaccttgtatatttctgtatataactgcatatactgtaaatatctgcttgtatattgtgctaagctgtaaataataagcttcattcaatttccagagctggctgagtctagtctgggtgatttccaaagtgggggggggggggcagggagcacccaaaccatcacaaaacctAAGCAACAGATACAATTCAATACCTATGAACTACTGCAAACTAGAATCTTGGAAAGAAAGATCAGCAACTAGCCCAACAAGCAACTTGCTGCAATTCAAAGCAAAAATCTAATCACCCTGAAGCACACACGTACACCCCAACAGTctgaaaaggttttgtttcTCTTAAACAAAAGACAGTATCAAGTGAGCTAcattaaaacaagcaaacaaacaagtctAAAACTTTTAAAGTTCTCTAAAAGTAAAAAAACTGCACCTTAGTAAAAAATAGCTTTTAGTATAGAGATTATGCATAGTAGTGTATTAGTTTAATCactaagaagttcttcacagagagagtgatttgccattggaatgggctgctcagggaggtggtggagtcactgtccctggaggtgttgaagaaaagactggatgggcacatagtgccatggtctggttgattggatagggctgggtgctaggttggactggaagagcttggaggtctcttccaacctggctgattctatgatgtcaaaGGCTGGTATCTAAATTACTCTTTTGTTAAGGCAATGGCTGACCCAATAGTTCCTCATCCTTGAGGAAATAATAAGTAGGACTGAAAGTGCTGTGCTATCACTTCTGCCCAAATAAGATCTAGCAATCAAATGGGAGAGGGAAATGCAAAAGACCAGAAAAGAATTATCTAGGATATTGTAAACTGTCTGAGAAAGCTTTCCCATTCTCAAAACGTTATTTGTATCAAAACAGTGCTTAGCTGTACCACTTAATTCAGTTTGCTATCCTAGTTGTCAACAGAAATCAGACAGAGCCAAAAGGAATGTCTTACAGAGACAAACTCTTCAAAGTTGATTTTCCCATCCTTGTTGCTGTCTGTCACCACAATGACTTTTTCTACAATCTCCCGGACTTTGTAACCAGGCAGGGGCAGACTTGCTTCTTTAAACAGGTCCTGAAGCTCATAATCACTGACATACCCACTGTTGTCAATATCTGTAAAGTGAAAGCACAGCTTTATACTTCTGTAAAGAAACAAGCACAGTGACTGTTCAGAATGAATGAGAGAAATACAGTTCTGGGAAATGAGTATTTCCTCTTCTGACACACATAAGTAAGCATGAAGGAGTACTTAGAAGCACAAGTGGCTAGGATTTGTGCCAGGTGATGATCTGGGCCAGGAAATAGAgtgcagcatcagtaaatttgcagatgacaacaaataaggagcaggtgtcaatctgttggagggtaggagagccctgcagagggactgtgacaggctggatgggtgggcagagaccaatgggatgcgactgaacaaggccaagtgcagggttctacactttggccacaataaccccaagcagtgctacaggctggggacagagtggctggagagcagccaggcaaagagggacctggggggtatttgtagatagtagctgaacacgagccagtagtgtgcccaggtggccaagagagccaatggcatcctggcctggatcaggatcagtgtggccagtaggacaagagaggttattctgcccctgtactcaacactggtcaggccacaccttgagcatggggccactgcatccagttctgggttcctcaattcaagagagatattgaggtactgcaatgtgtccagagaagggcaacaaagctggttaggggtctggagcacagccctgtgaggagaggctgagggagctgggggtgtgcagcctgcagaagaggaggctcagggcagacctaattgctctctacaacccccctgccacagcaggacaatcctatctaacacagatcacacaggaacacatccagacaagccttgaaagtctccagagaaggagactccacaacctctctggggagcctgttccagtgctctgtgacccttacagtaaagaagttcccccttgtgttgaggcagaacctcttgtgctgcaacttacacccactgctccttgtcctatcctagggaccagtgagcagagcctgtccccctgctcctgcccagctttcagatacttataaacatttatcaactcccctctaagtcttctccagactaaacagccccaggtccctcagcctctccttacaagCCATGCCCTGCAGTCCCCTAATcgtcctcgtagccctccgctggaccctctccagcagatccctgtccctcttcaactggggagcccaaaactgaacacagtattcaagtgatcctgctgtgacagggaagggttggactagatgatctttcaaggtcccttccagtccctaacatcctgtgattccacAAAATGCAACCCTAGTAGATAAATCATTAGTTGACCAAAGCATGCAAGTAAAGCATCAGCAACCTTACATGAAAATGTATTTAGTGATTGGAATTTAATCTAACAGTTTTTTTTTAGTTAGTTTGTTTCAGATTTAAGGAGTTCAAATACCTCAATTTTGAGAACATGTGGCATGACAGGCTACAAcagttgggactcttcagcctggagaagagaaggcttcagggagaccttgtggtggccatccagtatctgaaggggacctacaggaaggctggggactattgacaaggtcttgtaatgacaagacaaagggtaatgggtttaaactggcagaggggacattcaaagcagatgttaggaaagggatttttgcagtgagggtggtgagacactggcacaggttgcccagggaggttgtggctgctccctcccccagaggtgttcaaggccaggttggatgaggccttgagagacctttctagtggg
The sequence above is a segment of the Pogoniulus pusillus isolate bPogPus1 chromosome 26, bPogPus1.pri, whole genome shotgun sequence genome. Coding sequences within it:
- the PLS1 gene encoding plastin-1 isoform X5; translated protein: MENNIIAIACEELEELREAFSKIDIDNSGYVSDYELQDLFKEASLPLPGYKVREIVEKVIVVTDSNKDGKINFEEFVSIIQELKSKDVSKSFRKSINKKQGITAIGGTSAISSEGTQHSYSEEEKVAFVNWINKALQDDPDCKHLLPMNPSDASLFKSLADGILLCKMINFSQPNTIDERAINKKKLTSFTVSENLNLALNSASAIGCTVVNIGSQDLKEGKPHLVLGLLWQIIKVGLFADIEISRNEALIALLNEKEELDQLMKLSPEELLLRWVNYHMANAGWLKISNFSQDIKDSRVYYHLLHQIAPKGDDPDKLPVKIDFSGFHDKNDLRRAEHMLQQADKLSCRQFVTPADVVAGNPKLNLAFVANLFNTYPALHKPDNSSYDLSLLEDLTPPNVGESKEERTFRNWMNSLGVSPYVNHLYSDLSDALIIFQLYDLIRVPVDWNHINKPPYPLLGGNMKKIENCNYAVELGKTKARFSLVGIAGHDLNEGNPTLTLALIWQLMRRTDQLAPVYLY